The sequence TACGCAGAGCGTGCTTACTTAGACTACGCCATCAGCGTTGTCAAGGGCCGTGCTTTACCTGATGTTGCTGATGGACAAAAGCCAGTTCAACGCCGTATCTTATTTTCTATGAGCGAGATGGGCTTGCGCTCAGATGCGAAGCCAGTGAAGAGTGCCCGTGTTGTAGGTGATGTGTTGGGTAAGTTCCATCCACACGGCGATCAATCTGCTTATGACGCACTGGTGCGTTTGGCACAAAGCTTTTCATTACACTATCCCTTAATCGATGGTCAGGGTAACTTTGGTTCACGAGATGGTGATGGCGCGGCGGCAATGCGCTATACCGAAGCGCGTTTAACCAAAATTGCTGGTTTACTCCTTAGTGAGATTGATGAAGGTACTGTAGATTTTGCGCCGAACTATGATGGATCATTCCAAGAGCCTAAGTTATTGCCAGCGCGTTTACCTTTTGTTCTTCTTAATGGTGCTTCTGGTATCGCGGTCGGCATGGCCACGGAAATTCCTTCGCATAATTTACGGGAAGTTGCCAGCGCGGCGATTGCCTTGATGAAGTCCCCCAAAATGTCGACTACCGATTTATTGGAGATCATGCCAGGCCCTGATTTTCCGGGGGGCGGACAAATCATTTCTCCTGCTAATGAGATTGCCCAGATCTATGAGGGTGGTCGCGGTAGTCTGAAGGTCAGAGCCCGTTGGTCTGTAGAAGAATTGGCTCGCGGTCAGTGGCAAATTGTCGTAAATGAATTGCCACCTTCAACTTCCTCCCAAAAAGTGTTACAAGAGATTGAAGAGATCACCAATCCCAAGGTCAAGATTGGCAAGAAAACCTTAACGACCGATCAAAATAACTTGAAGTCAACCATCTTGGCGGTATTAGATGGCGTGCGTGACGAGTCAAGCAAAGACGCAGCAGTGCGCTTGGTATTCGAGCCTAAGAGTAAAAACGTGGAAGTCAATGAGTTCGTTAATCTCTTGCTCGCCCATACTTCTTTAGAGTCAAACGCACCAATTAATTTAGTGATGATTGGAACGGATGGTCGTCCTCGTCAAAAGGGCCTCAAAGAAATTATTTCAGAGTGGATTGGTTTCAGAGTACAAACCGTCACTCGCCGCACTGAGTACCGTCTCGGTAAAGTCAAAGACCGCATGCATATTTTGGAGGGCCGCTTAACGGTGCTTCTGAATATTGATAAGGTCATCAAGATCATTCGTAATAGCGATGAGCCCAAGGCAGATTTGATCCTTGCCTTCAAACTCACTGAGCGTCAAGCAGAAGATATCTTGGATATTCGTTTGCGTCAGTTGGCTCGCTTAGAGGGCATCAAGATTGAACAAGAGCTCAAGGAGCTGAAAACCGAGCGCGATGATCTTGAAGGACTCTTACAAAACGATAGCAATTTACGTAAGCGCATCATCAAAGAGATTGAGTCCGATATGAAGGACTTTGGTGATGATCGTCGCACCATCATCCAAGAGGATAAGCGTGCCGTAGCTGAGACCAAAGTGGTTGATGAGCCAGTGACCGTGATTGTTTCTCAAAAGGGTTGGGTCCGCGTTCGTCAAGGTCATGAACATGATCCAAGCCAGTTCTCATTTAAGGCTGGCGATGGAATGTACGGCACCTTCGAATGCCGCACCGTCGATTTAATGCAGGGCTTTGGTAGTGATGGCCGTGTTTATACCGTCCCTGTAAGTGAGCTTCCTGGTGCACGTGGTGATGGATCACCCCTCACTAGCTTCGTCAATTTGGCAGCCGGATCACAAATGGTGGCGTATTACGCAGGTCATGCTGATGACCTTGTGTTGATTTCAACACGAGCAGGTAATGGCTTTTTGGCCAATGTGAGCGATATGATGACGCGCAATAAAGCCGGTAAGGCTTTCGTTGGTGTCGATGCGAAGTTTCCGAGCGGAGATGCTCCACTTGGGGCAGCCAAAGTATCTGTTGGCATGAAACAGGTCGCTTGTTTATCGGAGAGTGCCAAGCTCTTAGTGTTTCCATTAGACGAACTCAAGCGTTTGCCTGCCGGAGGTAAGGGTGTGATTCTGATGGGCTTAGATGGTAAAGAGACTTTAGCTTCTGCGATTACAGTGGGAGCTGAAGGTGCAACTTATTCGGGCGCAGGAAGGGCCGGTAAACCAACGGAACTCAATCTGGATGCTAAGACTCTAAAAACATTTGTTGGCAATCGTGCACGTAAAGGTCACTTTGTTGAGCCTCGCCTGAAAGACGGAAAACTCAAAGCCAACTAAAGTAGTGTTTTAAATCTCGGCGATGAGTTCGATTTCTACGCAGGCACCCAAAGGGATTTGAGCTACACCAAAGGCGCTGCGAGCATGTTTGCCTGCATCACCAAAGACATCGAATAAGAGTTCTGAGCATCCGTTAATGACTAAGTGCTGTTCAGTAAATGCTGGAGTGGAGTTTACTAACCCCATCACTTTAGTAATGCGCTTGACCCGATCGACTGAGCCTAAGTGATGATGAAGTGTGGCAAGTAGGTCGATGGCAATCGCGCGTGCTGCTTTTTTGCCCGTTTCAGTATCCATATCTTGTCCGAGTTTGCCGACCCAAACTTTGCCAGCCTGTTTTGCTATGTGCCCCGAGAGGTAAACGCTATTTCCTGAGGTGGTCGCCATCACATAAGCTGCTGCGGGAGGACCCGCTGGGGGTAATTCAATACCTAAACTTTTGAGGCGATCTGAGGCTACGGCGGTCATGGTGTTCTCGATAATTGGGAATAGGAGAAAGTATAGGGAAAAATATTCCCTATAAACGCCAATTTGCTAAAAATACGCATTCCAGGCTAGTTGCTTGCTGTCTCCGCTATACTCTCTCAAACTTTTTATCAATCTGCTTCTTGATGATTTCTATGAAAAAACACTTGATTTCCCAATTGGCCTTATCCGCTGGTTTGGCTTTTATTGCTTTTGCGGCACAAGCTGACGATGTTCAGGGGTCTGCTAAAGCAGGTGCTGGAAAAGTATGGCTTTGTACAGGCTGCCATTCGATTCCCGACTATCGCGCTGACTACCCACTGGTCTACCGGGTTCCCATGATTGGCGGACAAAATGCCGGCTATATCGCAGTTGCCTTGTCTGAGTATAAAAAGGGCGAGCGTAAGCACCCAACCATGAGAGCGATTGCCGGAAGCTTGTCAGATCAGGATATGGCTGATATTGGCGAATACTATGCTGCCCAAACATCCAGCTCACCGATTAACCCATTGAAGTAATCGAGATATGTCTATGAAATTTGCATTCATCACAACTCTTGTGTTTTGCTGTGTTGGCTTGGCTAATGCTGCTGATATTCAAAAAGGTCAGGCTTTGGTAGAGAAGGGCGCTTGTACTTCTTGCCATGGCGCTGGACTGAATGCCCCAATCTTGCCAGTTTATCCACGCTTGGCTGGTCAACCTGCTGATTACCTCTACTACGCCTTACATGCCTATCAAGTCGGTGGCAGTAATGCCAAGTACGGCCGTAACAATGCCATCATGGCAGGCCAGGTTCAACCCTATTCAGATCAAGATTTAAAAGATATCGCAGCTTACGTTTCTTCGTTACCAGGCACTTTAGTAATCAAAAAGTAACACTGCTTTATGAGGTACAGTAATGACTTAGGATAAGCTCCTAAGCCATTGTTTTGTATAGAACTAATACACTTAAATCTATCTAGCAGCTTCCAAGCCTAGAGCCAAGTGCTTACGCATTGCCATCTCAGCAGCTTTAGCGTCGCCTTTGAGGATGGCCTCCAGAATTTGTCGATGTTCTAAGAGGGAGTTTTGTAATCTTCCAGTTCGATTTAGGGAGTCTTTTCTTTGAAGTTTGAGAACCTTCCTCAAATCTCCAATCACTCCGTTCAGCCATTTATTGCCGGCTATATCGAGGATAAGCTCATGAAATCGCACATTAATCTCAAAAAATTGCTCAATATCTCTATCCGCAGCTGCCTTCTCTAGGCGATGGTGTAAGTCATCGAGCTGATTCAGTTGGGATTCATTGGCCTTCATAGCCGCCTCTTTGGCTGCTTCGCCCTCCAGCAGGGATAGAACAGTGAAGATTTGCTCTAAATCAGATCGCTCTACCTCAGTGACATAGGCGCCTCTACGCAATTTGATCGTCACAAGTCCCTCAGCAGCCAGTAATTTAATGGCTTCTCGCATAGGCGTTCTACTAATTCCGAACTGCACAGCCAGGCTTTGCTCGTCTAACCAGCTACCGGGCTCCAGTTCGTGGGCAAAGATTTGCCCTCTGAGACGGTCAGCGACATCCTCGTATAAGGGCCTATTTATTAGTTTTGTATTCATAATTATGTATACAATATCTAGACAAACTGGGATTTGTCAAGCAAAATAGCCTTAAATATTTTGTGAGATTGATGCAGCCATATGGGAGCGCTAGATGCCTAGTATTAAGAAGGACAAAACAACATCTTGGCCTGAAGTAACAAAGACCAATCTGGAGTCCTGGAATAAATCGGCTCAAAAATCCGCTCCTAATGGCGATGTTGATCAATTGGGTTGGCAAACACCCGATGGAATTCATTTAAAGGCTTTGTATACCTCCGCAGATCTTGAAGGCCTTAACTACGCGGATACCTTGCCAGGGTTTGAGCCATTTGTCCGCGGCCCACAAGCAACGATGTATTCGGTTCGTCCCTGGACAATTCGACAGTACGCGGGATTTTCAACTGCAGAAGAATCCAACGCTTTTTATCGCAAAGCACTCGATGCCGGCGGCCAAGGTGTATCAGTAGCCTTTGATTTGGCAACCCATCGCGGCTATGACTCTGATCATCCCCGTGTCACAGGCGATGTGGGCAAAGCAGGTGTGGCAATTGACTCAGTCGAAGATATGAAAATATTGTTTGACGGTATTCCACTGGATAAAGTTTCGGTATCTATGACAATGAATGGGGCCGTATTGCCGGTCTTGGCAGGCTATATCGTTGCCGGTGAAGAGCAGGGTGTTAAGCAAGATCAACTATCCGGAACAATTCAGAACGACATCCTGAAAGAGTTCATGGTGCGTAATACCTATATCTATCCACCTGAGCCTTCGATGCGCATCATTGGCGACATTATTGAGTACACCGCAAAGTACATGCCCAAGTTCAACTCGATATCCATTTCGGGTTATCACATGCAAGAGGCAGGCGCTAACCAAGTATTGGAATTGGCATTCACCTTGGCTGATGGTCAGGAGTATGTAAAGACAGCGCTAGCAAAAGGTTTGGATATCGACGGTTTTGCTGGACGCCTCTCCTTTTTCTTTGCCATTGGCATGAACTTCTATTTAGAGGTTGCTAAATTGCGTGCTGCACGGCTCTTGTGGTGGCGCATTATGAAAACCTTCGAGCCGAAGAATCCCAAATCACTGATGCTCCGCACCCATTGCCAGACCTCAGGCTGGTCATTAACCGAGCAAGATCCCTATAACAACGTAGTCCGTACTACGGTTGAGGCGATGGCGGCAGTGTTTGGTGGCACGCAGTCTTTGCATACCAATTCCTTTGATGAGGCAATTGCTTTACCCTCTGAGACCTCAAGCCGCATTGCTCGTAATACGCAATTGATTTTGCAAGAAGAGACTCACATTACCAATGTGATTGATCCTTGGGCCGGCTCTTACATGATGGAAAACCTCACCCAAGAAATGGCCGATAAGGCTTGGGAGATTATCGAAGAAGTCGAAGCCATGGGCGGCATGACCAAAGCAGTTGAAAGTGGTTGGGCCAAGCTGAAGATTGAAGCTGCTGCTGCAGAAAAGCAGGCCAAGATTGATTCAGGTTCAGATGTCATTGTGGGCGTGAATAAATACAAGCTTGCTAAAGAAGACTTGGTCGATGTATTGATGATCGACAACGATAAGGTGCGTGATAGTCAGATCGCTCGCTTAAAAAATATCAAAGCCAAACGTGATCAGAAACAGGTCGATTTGGCACTTGATGCTTTAACCAAAGCCGCAGAAGAGAACACCGGTAATTTACTAGGATTAGCTGTGGATGCAATTCGTTTGCGCGCCACGGTCGGTGAAGTCTCAGACGCATTAGAGAAAGTTTACGGGCGCCATCGCGCCGATACGCAAAAGGTGACCGGAGTGTATGCAGCTGCTTATGACTCAGCCGAGGGCTGGGAAAAACTCAAAGTAGAAATCGCGGATTTCGCTAAAGACTTTGGCCGTCGTCCTCGAGTGATGATTGCGAAATTGGGTCAGGATGGTCATGATCGTGGCGCCAAGGTAGTCGCTACAGCCTTCGCTGATTTAGGTTTTGATGTTGATATTGGCCCCTTGTTTCAGACGCCAGAAGAGTGTGCCCGTCAAGCCATCGAGAATGATGTACACGCCTTAGGGATCTCCACTTTGGCTGCCGGCCATAAAACTTTGGTGCCTGCAATTATTCAAGAGCTTAAGAAGCAGGGCGCTGATGACATCATCGTGTTTGTGGGTGGCGTTATTCCTCGCCAAGACTATGAGTTCCTGTTCGAAGCGGGCGTGAAGGGTATCTATGGACCCGGAACACCGATACCAGCTTCAGCAAAAGACGTGCTAGAGCAAATTCGGAAACAGGTTAATCCTAGTTAAGTCTAGGATTCCAAGTTCATGATGAATCCCGCTGATCAATCCTTGTTTGAGGATCTCACTGGTAAACCATCGCCAGCGCAACGTCGTGCCCTGGCGAAGATCATCACTCTTCTAGAGTCTACGCGCTCAGATCACCGTACGCGCGCAGACGAACTACTTAACGCATTACTTCCTAAAACTGGCAAGTCCTTTCGTTTAGGTATCTCAGGTGTGCCAGGGGTTGGTAAATCGACTTTAATTGAAACCCTAGGTCTGTATTTAATCAATAAAGGACACCGCGTTGCGGTCTTGGCAATTGATCCCTCATCGAGCATCTCGGGCGGTTCGATTCTGGGCGATAAGACACGCATGGAACGCCTATCCGTTCATGAGCATGCCTTTATCCGTCCAAGCCCATCATCGGGGACTCTAGGTGGTGTTGCAGAAAAAACCCGTGAAGCCCTTTTGGTTGCAGAAGCGGCTGGTCACGATATCGTGATCGTTGAAACAGTGGGTGTAGGTCAAAGTGAGATTGCAGTAGCGGGTATGACAGATTTATTTCTCTTGCTCCAGCTTCCCAATGCAGGCGATGACCTCCAGGCTATTAAAAAAGGCGTAATGGAGCTAGCAGATCTGATTGTGATTAATAAAGCCGATATCGATCCTAATGCTGCAATGAGAGCGCAAGCTTTTATTACCAGCTCTTTGCGGTTGTTGGGATTTCAGGGCAATCCAGACCATGCGACCCATCAGCAGGATTATTGGCATCCGATTGTGATGAGTTTAAGCGCTCTCAATGGTCAAGGGATTCCAGAACTCTGGGAGAGCATTCTTCATTTTCAAAAATTACAGATCGCCAATGGAAGACTGCAAGAGCGTCGCAAACAACAGGCAGGCTCCTGGATGTGGGAGCGCATCGACGCTGGACTTAAGCACGCCTTCCGCAACCATCCCGAAGTTCAAGCGCTATTACCTAGATTAAGCGCCGAGGTGAATGCAGGAACGATGGCTGCCTCCGTAGCGGCCCGTCGCTTACTTGAAGCTATGGGACACGAATTTTTCTAAGGAAATATTATGAAAGAAATCATTCAACAGCTCGAAGATAAGCGTGAGCTAGCAAGACTTGGGGGCGGTCAAAAAAGAATTCAAGCACAGCATGCTAAGGGAAAGCTCACCGCTCGCGAACGAATTGAACTGCTACTGGATGCGGGCTCTTTTGAAGAGTGGGACATGTTTGTTGAGCATCGTTGCCATGATTTTGGGATGGATGAACAAACCGTGCCTGGTGATGGTGTGGTGACTGGTTACGGCATGATTAATGGCCGCTTGGTATTTGTTTTTTCGCAAGACTTCACAGTTCTAGGCGGATCACTTTCAGAAGCCCATGCAGAAAAAATCTGCAAGATCATGGATCAAGCACTTAAAGTCGGCGCTCCAGTAATTGGTTTGAACGATTCTGGTGGGGCACGAATTCAGGAAGGTGTTGCCTCTTTAGGTGGCTATGCAGAAATCTTTCAGCGCAATGTCACAGCCTCAGGCGTGATACCGCAAATCTCCTTAATCATGGGTCCATCTGCTGGTGGCGCAGTCTATTCACCAGCGCTGACTGACTTTATCTTTATGGTCAAAGACAGTTCGTATATGTTTGTGACGGGTCCCGAGGTTGTGAAGACAGTAACGCATGAAGATGTAAGCGCAGAAGAGCTTGGCGGTGCAGTAACGCATTCCACAGTATCTGGGGTGTGTGATCTTGCATTTGAGAATGACGTAGAAGCAATCATGATGCTTAGACGGTTCTTTAACTACTTACCGCTCTCGAACCGTGAGAAACCCCCAGTAGTCCGTATTCCAAATCGACACGAAGAGCCTGATTATTCATTAGATACTTTAGTGCCATCAAATCCAAATCAACCTTATGACATCAAAGAGCTGATTCATAAAATGGTCGACGATAGCGAATTCTTTGAACTTCAGCCTGACTTTGCCAAGAATATTATTATTGGCTTTGCACGCATTGAAGGTTCAACCGTCGGCATTGTTGCCAATCAGCCACTGGTTCTTGCTGGCTGTCTCGATATCAAAGCCTCTATCAAAGCAGCCCGTTTTGTGCGCTTTTGTGATGCCTTTAATATTCCAGTGGTGACATTAGTGGATGTGCCAGGATTCATGCCAGGGACAGCGCAAGAGTACGGCGGGATCATTAAACATGGCGCAAAGTTACTGTATGCCTATGCTGATTGCACAGTGCCGAAAGTGACCTTAATTACACGTAAAGCCTATGGCGGTGCCTATGACGTAATGGCGTCAAAACATTTGAGGGGCGATGTCAATTTTGCATGGCCATCGGCAGAAATTGCCGTAATGGGTCCCAAGGGAGCTGTAGAGATTATTTTCCGTGAAGAAAAGTCTGATTCCACCAAAATAACTGCGCGCGAAGCAGAATACAAAGCCAAGTTTGCCAATCCATTTGTTGCAGGTCGGCGCGGCTACATTGACGATGTGATCTTGCCGCATGAGACGCGCAAACGCATTGCACGATCTTTGGCAATGTTGAAAGACAAAGAATTAAAGAACCCCGCTCGTAAGCACGGCAATATCCCTCTGTAAGGCGGCTGACTATGACAAGCAAAATGTTTAAGAAAATTCTGATTGCAAACCGCGGTGAAATCGCTTGCCGTGTGATTAAAACGGCTCAAAAGATGGGCATCAAGACGGTCGCTGTCTATTCAGAGGCTGATAAAGAGGCTCGACACGTGCAGATGGCTGATGAATCAGTCTGTATCGGGCCTGCACCATCGCGTGAATCGTACCTAGTCATGGATCGCATCATTCAAGCCTGCAAAGATACAGGGGCAGAAGCAGTTCATCCTGGCTATGGCTTCTTATCTGAAAACGAACTGTTTGCCAAGCGTTGTGAAGAAGAAGGCATCGTCTTTATTGGCCCTAAACATCAATCCATCGCAGCAATGGGGGATAAGATTGCCTCCAAGAAGCTAGCGCTCGAAGCTAAAGTCAATACGATTCCTGGACATAACGAGGCAATTGCCACAACTGAAGAGGCGGTAAAGATTGCTCAGGGTATAGGATACCCAGTCATGATTAAAGCTTCTGCAGGTGGCGGGGGCAAAGGCTTGCGGGTTGCATTCAATGACAAAGAGGCTGCTGAGGGTTTTGCTGCTTGCAAAACAGAGGCAATGAGCAGCTTTGGTGACGACCGCATCTTCATTGAAAAATTTGTTGAAGGCCCACGCCATATTGAGATCCAAGTTTTAGGGGATGCGCACGGCAATATAGTTTATTTGGGCGAACGGGATTGCTCGATCCAAAGACGCCACCAAAAGGTGATTGAAGAGGCGCCATCGCCATTTATCGATCCTGCGACCCGCAAAGCAATGGGCGAGCAAGCCGTAGCTTTAGCCAAGGCTGTGAACTATCAATCAGCCGGTACGGTTGAGTTTGTGGTGGGCAAAGACAATTCTTTCTACTTCCTTGAAATGAATACTCGACTGCAAGTGGAACATCCGGTCACAGAAGGTATTACAGGCCTTGACCTCGTTGAGCAGATGATTCGGGTTGCCGCTGGAGAAAAGCTGGCATTTAAGCAGGAAGACGTCAAACTTGATGGTTGGTCAATGGAATGCCGCATCAATGCTGACGATCCATTCCGCAACTTTTTGCCTTCTACCGGTCGCCTGGTTAAATACCGCCCTCCAGCAGAGCAGGACGGTGTTCGTGTCGATACAGGTGTTTACGAGGGTGGTGAAATTCCGATGTATTACGACTCGATGATTGCCAAATTGATCGTTCATGGCAAAGACCGAGCAGAAGTCATTCAAAAGATGCGTGATGCTCTGAATAACTTCGTGATTCGAGGCATTCATTCAAATGTTCCTTTTCAGGCTGCTTTATTGCAACACCCTCGTTTCGTATCAGGCGATTTCACAACAGGGTTTATTGCAGAAGAGTATCCACAGGGATTTAAGAAAGATTCCGTTCAGCCTGCTGATCCAAACAGATTAGCAGCTTTGGCTGCATTCATGCGCTACCGTTATCTTGAGCATATCAAGCTGATTGACGGCCAATTAGCTGGTCATGAGATGGTGATTGCAAAACAATTTGTCATTGTTAGTAGCAAACGGGTCGGTGCTAGCGAGGATCCATATGAGTTACCAGCCCGTATTGAGTTAAAGCAAGGTGTCTACTCCGTCTATATTGATGCGGCTGATGGTTTGAGTCGTTACGATATTGAAAGCACTTGGCGTCCAGGCGATATTACTTTGCACGCCAGAATCAATGGCACCAGCAAGATTACTGCTCAAGTAGAACGTCGTGGCGTTAAATACTATCTTGTTCTAGACGGTGCTCAATATGACTGCATGGTTCTGAGTCCCTTGGGCGCTGAATTACAGCGCCGCATGCCTGTTAAGTTGCCGCCAGATACTTCTAAATTGGTTTTATCCCCAATGCCTGGCTTATTAACGAAGATTTTTGTCAAAGCCGGTGAAAGTGTCACGGCTGGCCAAAAACTAGCAGCAATAGAAGCGATGAAGATGGAGAATACCCTTAGTGCAGTGCAAGATGGAATCATCTCTGAGATTTGTGCCAAAGAGGGTGATAGTTTGACAGTTGATCAACTTATTATTCGTTTTCAATAAGAGTACACCATGTCAAAGCCTTTTCGGATTCTTGGTATTCAACAAATTGCGATCGGTGGAGAGAGCAAAGACCGCCTTCGTAAACTGTGGATTGACTTATTGGGTTTTGAATATCTCAGCACTTTCGTTTCAGAGCGGGAAAATGTAGATGAGGATATCTGTGCAATCGGCACTGGGGCCCATCAAGTTGAAGTCGATCTCATGCAACCCTTTGACGTCGATAAAAAACCTGCTGTTCATCAAACGCCATTGAATCATATTGGCTTATGGGTCGATGATTTACCTAAAGCAGTCGAATGGTTAACCGCCCACGGTATGCGCTTTGCTCCTGGCGGTATTCGTAAGGGGGCTGCCGGTCATGACATTACCTTTATCCACCCTAAAGGCAATGAAGAATTTCCCTTTGGTGGTGAAGGTGTTCTAATTGAATTAGTGCAAGCCCCAGCGGATATCATTCGCGGCTTGAGTCATTAGATATTTCCTCATAGGCTTAGTTTGGCGCGTTTACTTGCAATTGATACTTCATCTTCATGGTGTTCAGTAGCCCTTAGCGCGGGGACTGCTAAGCCATTATTTCGTCACGAAAAATTATCTGCAACTGCTAGCCAGAATCTTTTGCCTTGGATTGAAGCGCTCTTACAGGAAGCAGAAATTGATCTTCAAGATCTAGATGCCATTGCTGTTGGTGTTGGTCCTGGTGCCTTTACCGGCGTGCGCTTAGGAGTGGCTGTTACGCAAGGTCTTGCGCTAAGTGCGAATCTACCCGTAATCCCTGTCATCAGTCTGGATGCGATCGCAGCGCAATTTAGCCATAAAGATCAAGCCAACAGCTCTGCAAAAAATCTCGTGGTAGCG comes from Polynucleobacter paneuropaeus and encodes:
- the parC gene encoding DNA topoisomerase IV subunit A, with amino-acid sequence MAIKKPVKKTVSAKSTKPAEQADLFSNLDETEVAEVNKPLPKPSKSGGSSPPHDPNKVELNEDDKDSLTLAVYAERAYLDYAISVVKGRALPDVADGQKPVQRRILFSMSEMGLRSDAKPVKSARVVGDVLGKFHPHGDQSAYDALVRLAQSFSLHYPLIDGQGNFGSRDGDGAAAMRYTEARLTKIAGLLLSEIDEGTVDFAPNYDGSFQEPKLLPARLPFVLLNGASGIAVGMATEIPSHNLREVASAAIALMKSPKMSTTDLLEIMPGPDFPGGGQIISPANEIAQIYEGGRGSLKVRARWSVEELARGQWQIVVNELPPSTSSQKVLQEIEEITNPKVKIGKKTLTTDQNNLKSTILAVLDGVRDESSKDAAVRLVFEPKSKNVEVNEFVNLLLAHTSLESNAPINLVMIGTDGRPRQKGLKEIISEWIGFRVQTVTRRTEYRLGKVKDRMHILEGRLTVLLNIDKVIKIIRNSDEPKADLILAFKLTERQAEDILDIRLRQLARLEGIKIEQELKELKTERDDLEGLLQNDSNLRKRIIKEIESDMKDFGDDRRTIIQEDKRAVAETKVVDEPVTVIVSQKGWVRVRQGHEHDPSQFSFKAGDGMYGTFECRTVDLMQGFGSDGRVYTVPVSELPGARGDGSPLTSFVNLAAGSQMVAYYAGHADDLVLISTRAGNGFLANVSDMMTRNKAGKAFVGVDAKFPSGDAPLGAAKVSVGMKQVACLSESAKLLVFPLDELKRLPAGGKGVILMGLDGKETLASAITVGAEGATYSGAGRAGKPTELNLDAKTLKTFVGNRARKGHFVEPRLKDGKLKAN
- a CDS encoding RidA family protein: MTAVASDRLKSLGIELPPAGPPAAAYVMATTSGNSVYLSGHIAKQAGKVWVGKLGQDMDTETGKKAARAIAIDLLATLHHHLGSVDRVKRITKVMGLVNSTPAFTEQHLVINGCSELLFDVFGDAGKHARSAFGVAQIPLGACVEIELIAEI
- a CDS encoding c-type cytochrome yields the protein MKKHLISQLALSAGLAFIAFAAQADDVQGSAKAGAGKVWLCTGCHSIPDYRADYPLVYRVPMIGGQNAGYIAVALSEYKKGERKHPTMRAIAGSLSDQDMADIGEYYAAQTSSSPINPLK
- a CDS encoding c-type cytochrome, whose translation is MKFAFITTLVFCCVGLANAADIQKGQALVEKGACTSCHGAGLNAPILPVYPRLAGQPADYLYYALHAYQVGGSNAKYGRNNAIMAGQVQPYSDQDLKDIAAYVSSLPGTLVIKK
- a CDS encoding GntR family transcriptional regulator, giving the protein MNTKLINRPLYEDVADRLRGQIFAHELEPGSWLDEQSLAVQFGISRTPMREAIKLLAAEGLVTIKLRRGAYVTEVERSDLEQIFTVLSLLEGEAAKEAAMKANESQLNQLDDLHHRLEKAAADRDIEQFFEINVRFHELILDIAGNKWLNGVIGDLRKVLKLQRKDSLNRTGRLQNSLLEHRQILEAILKGDAKAAEMAMRKHLALGLEAAR
- the scpA gene encoding methylmalonyl-CoA mutase translates to MPSIKKDKTTSWPEVTKTNLESWNKSAQKSAPNGDVDQLGWQTPDGIHLKALYTSADLEGLNYADTLPGFEPFVRGPQATMYSVRPWTIRQYAGFSTAEESNAFYRKALDAGGQGVSVAFDLATHRGYDSDHPRVTGDVGKAGVAIDSVEDMKILFDGIPLDKVSVSMTMNGAVLPVLAGYIVAGEEQGVKQDQLSGTIQNDILKEFMVRNTYIYPPEPSMRIIGDIIEYTAKYMPKFNSISISGYHMQEAGANQVLELAFTLADGQEYVKTALAKGLDIDGFAGRLSFFFAIGMNFYLEVAKLRAARLLWWRIMKTFEPKNPKSLMLRTHCQTSGWSLTEQDPYNNVVRTTVEAMAAVFGGTQSLHTNSFDEAIALPSETSSRIARNTQLILQEETHITNVIDPWAGSYMMENLTQEMADKAWEIIEEVEAMGGMTKAVESGWAKLKIEAAAAEKQAKIDSGSDVIVGVNKYKLAKEDLVDVLMIDNDKVRDSQIARLKNIKAKRDQKQVDLALDALTKAAEENTGNLLGLAVDAIRLRATVGEVSDALEKVYGRHRADTQKVTGVYAAAYDSAEGWEKLKVEIADFAKDFGRRPRVMIAKLGQDGHDRGAKVVATAFADLGFDVDIGPLFQTPEECARQAIENDVHALGISTLAAGHKTLVPAIIQELKKQGADDIIVFVGGVIPRQDYEFLFEAGVKGIYGPGTPIPASAKDVLEQIRKQVNPS
- the meaB gene encoding methylmalonyl Co-A mutase-associated GTPase MeaB — encoded protein: MNPADQSLFEDLTGKPSPAQRRALAKIITLLESTRSDHRTRADELLNALLPKTGKSFRLGISGVPGVGKSTLIETLGLYLINKGHRVAVLAIDPSSSISGGSILGDKTRMERLSVHEHAFIRPSPSSGTLGGVAEKTREALLVAEAAGHDIVIVETVGVGQSEIAVAGMTDLFLLLQLPNAGDDLQAIKKGVMELADLIVINKADIDPNAAMRAQAFITSSLRLLGFQGNPDHATHQQDYWHPIVMSLSALNGQGIPELWESILHFQKLQIANGRLQERRKQQAGSWMWERIDAGLKHAFRNHPEVQALLPRLSAEVNAGTMAASVAARRLLEAMGHEFF
- a CDS encoding acyl-CoA carboxylase subunit beta, whose translation is MKEIIQQLEDKRELARLGGGQKRIQAQHAKGKLTARERIELLLDAGSFEEWDMFVEHRCHDFGMDEQTVPGDGVVTGYGMINGRLVFVFSQDFTVLGGSLSEAHAEKICKIMDQALKVGAPVIGLNDSGGARIQEGVASLGGYAEIFQRNVTASGVIPQISLIMGPSAGGAVYSPALTDFIFMVKDSSYMFVTGPEVVKTVTHEDVSAEELGGAVTHSTVSGVCDLAFENDVEAIMMLRRFFNYLPLSNREKPPVVRIPNRHEEPDYSLDTLVPSNPNQPYDIKELIHKMVDDSEFFELQPDFAKNIIIGFARIEGSTVGIVANQPLVLAGCLDIKASIKAARFVRFCDAFNIPVVTLVDVPGFMPGTAQEYGGIIKHGAKLLYAYADCTVPKVTLITRKAYGGAYDVMASKHLRGDVNFAWPSAEIAVMGPKGAVEIIFREEKSDSTKITAREAEYKAKFANPFVAGRRGYIDDVILPHETRKRIARSLAMLKDKELKNPARKHGNIPL